A genomic segment from Gracilimonas sediminicola encodes:
- a CDS encoding addiction module protein produces MDNQIVIEHLTQKEKLQLMEDLWKDISKEADYTPPVWHKNVLDNREQALKEGKDSFTDWKKAKEDIRRQIS; encoded by the coding sequence ATGGATAATCAAATCGTTATAGAACACCTTACACAGAAAGAAAAGCTTCAGCTAATGGAAGATCTATGGAAGGATATTAGTAAAGAAGCTGATTATACTCCTCCTGTTTGGCATAAGAATGTGTTGGATAATAGAGAGCAGGCGCTTAAAGAGGGAAAAGATTCATTTACAGATTGGAAGAAAGCCAAAGAGGACATTAGAAGACAGATATCATGA
- the ruvB gene encoding Holliday junction branch migration DNA helicase RuvB, translating to MNNPLLNPEEKEEAFEQTVRPGSLQEFIGQKKAISNLSVFIKAAKQRGDALDHVILSGPPGLGKTTLSYIIANEMGVKIRPTTGPVLEKPGDLAGMLTNLDEGDVLFIDEIHRLNPVIEEYLYSAMEDYKLDIVIDSGPNARSIQIELNHFTLVGATTRKGLLTAPLRARFGIDMRLDYYDVELLQRIALRTADIMGMGITEAGAHEIARRSRGTPRIVNKLLRRTRDFAQVESLDTIDDKIADKALNALDVDNNGLDEMDIRILKAIIENYDGGPVGLSTLGVAVGEDKGTIEEVYEPFLIKEGFLQRTPKGRIGTKKAYQYLNVDPSKTDRDLFN from the coding sequence GTGAATAATCCACTATTAAATCCTGAAGAAAAAGAAGAAGCATTTGAACAGACGGTTCGTCCGGGATCGCTTCAGGAGTTTATTGGCCAGAAAAAGGCCATTTCTAATCTTTCGGTTTTTATAAAGGCAGCCAAGCAGCGGGGCGACGCACTGGATCACGTTATTCTTTCTGGTCCTCCGGGGCTGGGAAAAACTACCCTTTCCTATATTATTGCGAATGAAATGGGCGTCAAAATTCGCCCCACTACAGGACCTGTACTCGAAAAGCCGGGAGATCTGGCAGGTATGCTCACAAACCTGGATGAAGGGGATGTGCTTTTTATTGATGAAATTCACCGGCTAAACCCGGTGATCGAAGAATATTTGTATTCAGCTATGGAAGACTATAAGCTGGATATTGTGATTGACTCCGGGCCTAACGCACGCAGTATTCAGATTGAGCTAAACCATTTTACACTGGTTGGGGCAACAACCCGTAAAGGACTGTTGACGGCCCCACTTCGCGCACGTTTCGGTATCGATATGCGGCTGGATTATTACGATGTAGAATTGCTTCAGCGAATTGCCCTCCGAACGGCAGACATCATGGGGATGGGAATAACCGAAGCCGGCGCTCATGAAATTGCCCGAAGAAGCCGCGGAACTCCACGTATCGTCAATAAGCTACTTCGCCGCACCCGTGATTTTGCGCAGGTGGAAAGTTTGGATACCATAGACGACAAGATTGCGGATAAGGCCCTCAATGCGTTGGATGTAGATAACAACGGACTGGATGAAATGGACATCCGGATTCTGAAAGCAATCATCGAAAATTACGATGGAGGTCCGGTGGGCTTAAGTACACTGGGTGTTGCTGTGGGAGAAGATAAAGGCACGATTGAAGAGGTATATGAACCTTTCCTTATTAAAGAAGGTTTTTTGCAGCGAACGCCGAAAGGCCGGATTGGCACGAAGAAAGCGTATCAGTATTTGAATGTTGACCCGTCTAAGACTGACCGTGATTTGTTTAATTAG
- the ppk1 gene encoding polyphosphate kinase 1 → MKKTSLSPDEVNFDPSVTEKSKIAKKRANPKKNEILKQKGMHKDLRSSNLKIFGSDYFFNYELSWLKFNERVLAEAQNEKNKILERVKFLSIVCSNLDEFFQKRVGGLKRQLLAGVKELSVDGMTPSDQLKSVRHEVQNMIEAYRSCFFEDLVPKLSQKGIQIKSYSDLTDYQKSVSDRYFQKQVYPIVTPLAVDESHPFPFISNKSLSFAIELVNPRTKEKSFARLKIPANRNRFVQVHRKGNKVILVPIEDIIREKMDHFFPGMKVLSAHMFRVTRNASVDRNEEEAEDLLETIEDELRERKFAEIVRLEIDAEMPKHLKKYLIKNLNINWQDVYEMKGTIGLADSMEIAKLSGFNRLKERVWTPVLHPSLKHNPEEEIPSIFEVIKKGDFMVHHPYHSFELSTQRFVEEAARDPKVLAIKQTLYRTSKDSPLMHSLMNAAEEGKQVAVLVEIKARFDEERNINWAQKLENFGVHVAYGIPGLKIHTKLTMVVREESDGLRTYCHIGTGNYHPDTAQLYEDLALFTCDEKLCSDVTDIFNLLTGYAPEQTFEKLLVAPNHMRKQMNELIEKEVKEARKGNPARIIAKMNSLEDPMIIQKLYEASQIGVKIDLIVRGVCRLVPGKEGMSENITVHSIIGRYLEHSRVYYFHHGGEHKYFIGSADWMHRNLDARVEAITPIEKTELKKYLQFVINIYFNDNKQRWLLMEDGSYQRAQKEKGDSKLSAHDFLMNHMKEGAEPIPQVHSE, encoded by the coding sequence ATGAAAAAGACGTCCTTATCGCCCGATGAAGTTAACTTCGACCCATCGGTTACAGAAAAATCGAAGATTGCCAAGAAAAGGGCCAATCCCAAAAAGAACGAAATCCTTAAACAGAAAGGTATGCATAAGGATTTGCGATCCAGCAACCTGAAGATTTTCGGGAGCGATTACTTTTTCAATTACGAGTTGAGCTGGCTAAAATTCAACGAGCGTGTGCTGGCCGAAGCCCAAAATGAGAAGAATAAAATCCTGGAGCGGGTAAAGTTTCTTTCCATCGTCTGCTCTAACCTCGATGAGTTTTTCCAAAAGCGGGTAGGTGGACTCAAACGACAGTTGCTGGCCGGAGTCAAAGAATTATCAGTTGATGGCATGACCCCTTCCGATCAGCTTAAATCGGTTCGGCATGAAGTACAGAATATGATTGAAGCTTATCGAAGCTGTTTTTTTGAAGATCTCGTTCCCAAACTTTCCCAGAAAGGAATTCAGATAAAATCTTATTCCGACCTCACCGATTATCAGAAAAGCGTAAGCGACCGGTATTTTCAAAAACAGGTTTACCCAATCGTTACCCCGCTGGCGGTTGATGAATCCCACCCTTTTCCATTTATCTCTAACAAGAGCCTCTCTTTTGCCATCGAGCTGGTAAACCCCAGAACCAAAGAAAAATCGTTTGCCCGACTTAAGATTCCTGCCAATCGGAATCGTTTTGTTCAGGTGCACCGAAAAGGAAACAAGGTAATTCTTGTGCCTATCGAGGATATTATCCGCGAGAAAATGGATCATTTTTTTCCGGGAATGAAGGTGCTTTCTGCCCATATGTTTCGGGTAACCCGGAATGCCTCTGTTGACCGCAATGAGGAAGAAGCCGAAGATCTGCTTGAGACCATTGAGGATGAGCTGAGAGAACGAAAGTTTGCCGAAATTGTGCGGCTCGAAATTGATGCCGAGATGCCCAAACATCTGAAAAAATATCTCATCAAAAACCTGAACATCAACTGGCAGGATGTGTATGAGATGAAAGGCACGATTGGGCTGGCTGATTCTATGGAGATAGCTAAGCTAAGCGGGTTTAACCGGCTCAAAGAGCGGGTATGGACTCCGGTTTTACATCCCTCGCTCAAACATAACCCCGAAGAAGAGATTCCCAGTATTTTTGAGGTCATCAAGAAAGGTGATTTCATGGTGCACCATCCCTACCACAGTTTTGAGCTTTCAACGCAGCGGTTTGTGGAAGAGGCAGCACGAGACCCAAAAGTACTTGCCATAAAACAGACTTTGTACAGAACCTCGAAAGACTCCCCATTAATGCACTCCCTGATGAATGCCGCGGAGGAGGGAAAACAGGTTGCTGTGTTGGTTGAAATTAAAGCCCGGTTTGATGAAGAACGAAACATTAATTGGGCGCAGAAGCTGGAGAACTTTGGCGTGCATGTGGCCTATGGTATTCCCGGATTAAAAATCCATACCAAGCTTACCATGGTAGTTCGTGAAGAAAGCGACGGCCTCAGAACCTATTGCCACATCGGAACCGGAAACTACCACCCGGATACAGCACAGCTCTATGAAGACCTGGCTCTTTTCACCTGTGATGAAAAACTCTGTTCCGATGTTACCGATATCTTCAACCTGCTTACAGGCTACGCTCCCGAACAAACTTTTGAAAAGTTATTGGTTGCTCCCAACCATATGCGTAAGCAGATGAATGAACTGATTGAAAAAGAGGTGAAAGAAGCCCGGAAAGGGAACCCTGCCCGTATCATCGCCAAAATGAACAGCCTGGAAGACCCGATGATTATCCAAAAGCTGTATGAAGCCTCTCAGATTGGGGTTAAAATAGACCTGATTGTCCGGGGAGTCTGCCGACTTGTTCCGGGTAAAGAAGGAATGAGCGAGAACATAACCGTTCACTCCATTATTGGGCGGTACCTGGAGCATTCCCGCGTCTACTACTTCCATCATGGTGGGGAGCATAAGTACTTTATCGGTTCAGCTGACTGGATGCACCGCAACCTGGATGCACGCGTTGAGGCCATTACCCCTATCGAGAAAACCGAGTTAAAGAAATACCTGCAGTTTGTTATCAATATTTATTTTAATGATAACAAGCAGCGATGGCTATTGATGGAAGACGGAAGCTACCAGCGGGCTCAAAAAGAAAAAGGCGATTCCAAACTAAGTGCTCATGACTTCCTGATGAATCATATGAAGGAAGGCGCCGAACCTATCCCTCAGGTACACAGTGAATAA
- a CDS encoding tetratricopeptide repeat protein — MENSRETEIRQQIDAYIKGQLSEEEIQALWNEFAKNPELLDVLEVEVNVKELIEREALNSKPDSGSATITKLPSYTWHVAAAAVFVIIALVQIFRIETPTQIDQFVINQIGPDQVETSDGVRAKDMRITTADSLLNLGFEAIVSGNEDRALELFDEVINRFDEEPYGSKAFLNKGIILYNESNYEEAISAFREAAERVEDSRMILEKAYWYMGNALVNVGELEEAQKAVFEAYQLDGMFRKPAFRLLKKLSDDLGSSDYEGFDAQQLE; from the coding sequence ATGGAAAATTCGAGAGAAACAGAAATTAGACAGCAGATAGATGCCTACATAAAAGGGCAACTTTCGGAGGAAGAGATTCAGGCTCTGTGGAATGAGTTCGCGAAAAACCCGGAACTGTTGGATGTTCTTGAAGTTGAGGTAAACGTAAAAGAACTGATTGAACGTGAAGCATTGAACTCAAAACCGGATTCAGGGTCGGCTACCATCACGAAACTTCCTTCCTACACTTGGCATGTAGCGGCAGCGGCCGTTTTTGTGATCATTGCTTTGGTGCAAATATTCAGGATAGAAACTCCAACTCAGATCGATCAGTTTGTAATTAATCAAATCGGACCCGATCAGGTGGAAACGTCAGATGGTGTTCGGGCTAAAGACATGCGCATTACCACCGCAGATTCTCTCCTGAACCTCGGCTTTGAGGCCATCGTCTCCGGAAACGAAGACCGCGCACTTGAGCTGTTTGATGAAGTCATAAACCGATTTGATGAAGAGCCCTATGGATCGAAAGCATTTCTCAATAAGGGGATTATCCTTTACAACGAATCTAATTACGAAGAGGCAATTTCGGCATTCCGGGAAGCGGCAGAACGGGTTGAAGACAGCCGCATGATTCTCGAAAAAGCGTATTGGTATATGGGCAATGCCCTCGTAAATGTAGGAGAACTCGAGGAAGCTCAAAAAGCAGTATTCGAAGCCTATCAACTGGATGGCATGTTTCGTAAGCCGGCTTTCCGTTTGTTGAAGAAGCTTAGCGATGACCTTGGAAGTTCAGACTACGAAGGCTTTGATGCCCAGCAGTTAGAATAA
- a CDS encoding RNA polymerase sigma factor → MDYSKFVDAVLEKNEAAITEQVNVITPVLIKFLMVRLDATVHDAQDCAQNTLLIAIEKIREDKISNPDAVINYLFTTAKHEYFKQLSKDREVNYEDLPEHHSDKADQLNRLLDNEKMNILKRCMESLKADYKKYIEYWFQNPDYETSVVADHFNISVNNAWTKKHRVINVLKECFEKKIKL, encoded by the coding sequence ATGGATTATTCGAAATTTGTGGATGCCGTACTGGAAAAAAATGAGGCTGCAATCACCGAGCAGGTGAATGTAATCACTCCGGTGCTTATTAAGTTTTTGATGGTACGCCTGGATGCCACAGTTCATGATGCCCAAGACTGCGCACAAAATACGCTCCTGATTGCCATAGAAAAAATTCGTGAAGACAAGATTTCGAACCCGGATGCGGTAATAAACTACCTGTTTACCACGGCCAAACACGAGTATTTTAAGCAGCTTTCCAAAGACCGTGAGGTCAATTATGAGGACCTTCCCGAGCACCATTCAGACAAGGCCGATCAGCTTAACCGATTGCTCGATAATGAGAAAATGAACATCCTGAAACGCTGTATGGAGTCGTTGAAGGCTGATTATAAAAAATACATTGAATATTGGTTTCAGAATCCTGACTACGAAACTTCGGTGGTTGCCGATCATTTTAATATCTCTGTGAACAACGCCTGGACCAAGAAACACCGGGTGATAAATGTGCTCAAAGAATGCTTCGAAAAAAAAATTAAACTTTAA
- a CDS encoding segregation and condensation protein A, producing MYRVQLNNFEGPLDLLLFFIKKDELDIYNIPISYITKQFLDYIHMLEELDLDVASEFILMASMLMSIKAKMMLPREDSDDEEMDESDPRYELVQRLLEYKRYKEMSEKMADMDEEVRKQFMRGYPEADDVEQQATGEALQDVTMFDLIAAFKKVLQDIERKNIVHHVEKVSTTVEEQAEFVLNRLQDHGRQTFMEVCSTLKNKIYVVVTFLAVLEMIKEQQINLFLEEDPTKFYIDLKPVDEIIGAN from the coding sequence ATGTATCGCGTACAGCTCAACAACTTTGAAGGCCCGCTCGACCTGCTCCTTTTCTTTATCAAAAAGGACGAACTCGATATTTACAATATCCCTATCTCCTACATCACCAAGCAGTTCCTGGATTACATACATATGCTGGAAGAACTGGACCTGGATGTAGCCAGTGAATTTATTTTGATGGCCAGTATGCTGATGTCCATCAAAGCCAAAATGATGCTCCCTCGGGAAGACTCTGACGATGAAGAAATGGATGAGTCTGATCCCCGATATGAACTGGTGCAACGACTGCTGGAATACAAACGATACAAGGAAATGTCGGAAAAAATGGCCGACATGGACGAAGAAGTCCGTAAACAGTTTATGCGCGGATACCCGGAAGCCGACGATGTGGAACAACAGGCCACCGGAGAAGCCTTGCAGGACGTAACTATGTTTGACCTGATCGCCGCCTTCAAGAAAGTGCTGCAGGATATTGAGCGAAAGAACATTGTTCACCACGTTGAGAAGGTGAGCACTACTGTTGAAGAACAAGCCGAATTTGTGCTGAACCGCTTGCAAGATCACGGCCGGCAAACCTTTATGGAGGTTTGTTCAACCCTGAAGAACAAAATCTATGTGGTTGTGACCTTCCTGGCAGTTCTGGAAATGATTAAGGAGCAACAAATCAATCTTTTTCTCGAAGAAGACCCTACGAAATTTTATATCGACCTAAAGCCGGTGGATGAAATCATCGGCGCTAACTAA
- a CDS encoding M28 family peptidase, whose amino-acid sequence MTNKALLFLLALSLSACSIFKKGPETPPPTIYSFSEEITKDRLYSDLAVLAHDSLQGRETGTIYEEKAARYLSKRYAEIGLKAVGDDNSYFQHYELTQPAVEQVTYRLADGDEVVDNSTHNAQQIGNFVTLFGGSDTVSGPVVFAGAGMYNEAEGINHFPEDVSGKWLLVMYERSNTNMQYLQRALTSGGAVGTILIVGTDTTDFLQEAKTRQDYFGRGQGLNLKYLQEDDGSTAPAFNRVHPELGARMLGLENLEALAETQSKILEEPASFQAKPLEGQTLYHNPVVNENTVHTKNVVALLEGSDPELKNEVVVLSAHYDHVGVGQPDSTGDNIYNGADDDGSGTVATLHTAQAMAEAKAAGVGPKRSVLFLSVSGEEKGLLGSRYYSDHPIFSIENTVANINIDMIGRVDPEHQNSDSSYVYIIGGKIISSQMDSLTQMANVMGPNLVLSDRYNDLEDPNQFYRRSDHWNFGRLGVPFVFFFNGTHEDYHRPQDHIEKITFEPYLKRTKLVYNLTALLANSPDRPLVDNQEFIEKTQVDPR is encoded by the coding sequence ATGACTAATAAAGCACTACTCTTTTTACTCGCACTATCCCTTTCTGCATGCAGTATTTTCAAGAAAGGACCTGAAACCCCTCCCCCAACCATTTATTCGTTTTCTGAAGAAATCACCAAAGATCGCTTATACAGCGACCTGGCCGTATTGGCCCACGACTCTCTTCAGGGAAGGGAAACCGGAACCATATATGAAGAAAAAGCTGCACGATATCTGTCCAAACGATATGCGGAAATAGGACTGAAAGCTGTAGGTGACGATAACTCCTATTTTCAACACTACGAACTTACCCAACCAGCCGTTGAACAGGTTACCTACCGACTTGCTGATGGTGACGAAGTAGTTGATAATTCCACCCATAACGCCCAACAAATCGGAAATTTTGTTACCCTTTTTGGCGGTAGTGATACCGTAAGCGGGCCTGTTGTTTTCGCCGGTGCCGGCATGTATAACGAAGCGGAAGGCATCAATCACTTTCCGGAAGATGTGTCCGGCAAATGGTTGCTTGTGATGTATGAGCGTTCTAACACCAACATGCAATATCTGCAAAGAGCACTTACCTCTGGTGGCGCCGTGGGTACCATCCTGATTGTAGGAACCGATACTACCGACTTTCTTCAGGAAGCAAAAACACGCCAGGATTATTTTGGCCGTGGACAAGGACTGAACCTCAAGTATTTGCAGGAAGATGATGGCAGTACAGCTCCGGCATTCAACCGTGTTCACCCTGAACTGGGAGCCCGGATGCTTGGACTTGAAAACCTGGAGGCGTTAGCCGAAACACAAAGTAAAATCCTCGAAGAGCCTGCCTCTTTCCAGGCCAAGCCTTTAGAAGGACAAACTTTGTATCACAATCCCGTTGTGAACGAGAATACAGTTCATACCAAAAACGTGGTTGCTTTACTGGAAGGAAGCGACCCGGAGCTGAAGAATGAAGTGGTAGTACTAAGCGCACACTACGATCACGTTGGTGTTGGTCAGCCCGATTCAACCGGAGATAACATTTACAACGGCGCCGATGACGACGGAAGTGGAACCGTAGCTACGCTGCATACCGCACAAGCCATGGCTGAAGCAAAAGCCGCCGGTGTTGGGCCAAAAAGGAGTGTTTTATTCCTAAGTGTATCCGGTGAGGAAAAAGGACTTTTAGGTTCCCGCTATTATTCCGACCACCCCATTTTCTCCATCGAGAATACGGTAGCTAACATTAACATTGATATGATTGGTCGGGTTGATCCTGAGCACCAAAATAGCGACAGCAGCTATGTGTACATCATTGGTGGAAAAATTATTTCCTCACAGATGGACAGCCTTACTCAAATGGCGAATGTGATGGGACCAAATCTGGTACTTAGCGACCGATACAATGATCTTGAAGATCCAAACCAGTTTTACCGCAGAAGTGATCACTGGAACTTTGGGCGACTTGGTGTACCTTTTGTGTTTTTCTTCAACGGAACGCACGAAGATTATCACCGCCCGCAGGATCACATCGAAAAGATTACTTTCGAGCCTTACCTGAAGCGAACAAAGCTTGTGTACAACCTCACAGCTCTTTTAGCAAACTCCCCCGATCGTCCTCTTGTTGATAATCAGGAGTTTATTGAAAAGACACAGGTTGATCCTCGGTAG
- a CDS encoding CHAT domain-containing protein codes for MKVFASVILIVGAGFFLGLQAQNVASDSLYNQAHDLYRQAKYEQAAEIFKEASEYYLSVGDSVDWVRSILRQGDALLSLGEVRKGEELFIFVNEHQPKNAGAILKAEIQKNLGRVYRELEQYEKSIRFYEKGLELAAVEGASAFMAQLNNNISYPYLYSGDYERAFSHQKKAKEIYESIGENYRLSFVLNGMFITLRNLGLHKQANKYIRQSLDLREETGNPNLMDIAYHNMAVSFNDMGQKDSAIIYYGKSLELSRMLENPYDITQTLINIGQLYKRSGDYENALAYFNEALETNYQTERPVSIANNLKELAEVAVLNNDLNNAESFYREALNWIKKADSPQELAGLYLKIAELKLKQDEFDEAKEYVTEAKSISSENFASQLSQAHMVLGEIYEAEGEFRKSVGQFRRAHAMFANQSISSQIEPTIELAGAYSKMESDSAFILADEAFFLIDSVRTNVAGLTFRSGFFRDYAGFYNEVASWYIIQKNDPEKAFDLVEAAKARVLMDELAEARKKVYETLDEATLIKKQQKAKQIDRLYTQLEQADSKEGAAEIREELKDLEFEYQSFLNELHTNSRELKNFDYPEPVTLSKVQELLNEETAVIEYAFTQTGMIRLVVQHDDISASYRDSVSSTNARSFFTENVRSFRQSIIESEEKSTIYDQGANLYDYLIPAFEEVEGPKTANLVIIPDGPLSFLPFEALSRDSRFLIQDFQVKYLPSASIYSFIQPPHRETEYDLLALAGSGFESEENAAYPARSQASFASLPSTLLEVDSISVNFSKVKILKNDDVTEATLKSHDLGNYRILHFATHANVDETNPFRSGLILSKKAEVESLFGEDGHLNSREISSLKLNADLVTLSACNTGMGKLVTGEGLLGLQRSFLSAGASSVMVSLWSVFDRSTSVFMSNFYSSMLAHQQEDYGMWNQTLDWFGMYEHPMIDYKTKAIRDAKLAMIDHPYYNHPVYWAPFILIGK; via the coding sequence ATGAAAGTATTTGCGTCAGTTATACTTATTGTTGGAGCCGGTTTTTTTCTCGGGTTACAGGCCCAAAATGTCGCTTCAGATTCGTTGTACAATCAGGCCCATGATTTGTACCGGCAGGCCAAGTATGAGCAGGCGGCAGAGATTTTTAAAGAGGCATCAGAGTATTACCTTTCTGTTGGGGACTCGGTAGATTGGGTACGATCAATTTTACGGCAGGGTGATGCTTTACTTAGTCTGGGTGAAGTTCGGAAAGGAGAAGAGCTTTTTATATTCGTAAATGAACATCAGCCTAAAAACGCGGGGGCTATATTAAAAGCGGAAATACAAAAAAACCTGGGAAGGGTATACCGCGAGTTAGAGCAATATGAGAAGTCAATACGGTTTTATGAGAAAGGGTTGGAACTTGCCGCAGTTGAGGGAGCTTCAGCATTTATGGCTCAACTAAATAATAATATTTCCTACCCCTATTTATACTCCGGAGATTATGAACGAGCCTTTTCCCATCAGAAGAAAGCCAAAGAAATATATGAATCGATTGGCGAAAACTATCGTTTGTCGTTTGTGCTGAATGGCATGTTTATCACGCTCCGAAATTTAGGGCTGCACAAGCAGGCCAATAAGTACATTCGGCAGAGCTTAGATTTAAGAGAAGAAACAGGGAACCCCAACCTAATGGATATTGCCTACCATAATATGGCCGTCAGTTTTAATGATATGGGGCAAAAGGATAGCGCTATTATCTACTATGGGAAGTCGCTGGAGCTCTCCCGGATGCTGGAAAACCCGTACGACATTACGCAGACGCTTATCAACATCGGCCAGCTTTATAAGCGCTCGGGAGATTACGAAAACGCCCTTGCCTATTTCAATGAAGCCCTGGAAACTAACTATCAGACGGAACGGCCGGTTTCTATCGCCAACAACCTGAAAGAGCTTGCAGAGGTGGCTGTTTTGAATAATGACCTCAATAATGCCGAAAGCTTTTACCGGGAAGCGTTAAACTGGATAAAAAAAGCCGACTCGCCGCAAGAGCTGGCAGGGCTTTATCTCAAAATTGCCGAATTGAAATTAAAGCAAGATGAATTTGATGAAGCGAAAGAATATGTAACGGAAGCAAAAAGCATTTCGAGCGAAAATTTTGCTTCGCAGCTATCGCAGGCCCATATGGTGCTTGGCGAGATTTACGAGGCAGAAGGTGAATTCCGAAAAAGCGTTGGTCAATTCAGAAGAGCTCATGCCATGTTCGCCAATCAAAGTATCTCTTCTCAAATAGAACCGACTATAGAGCTTGCCGGTGCTTACAGTAAAATGGAGTCGGATAGTGCTTTTATATTAGCGGATGAAGCTTTTTTTCTAATCGATTCTGTCCGAACCAATGTGGCAGGACTAACTTTCAGATCTGGTTTTTTCCGGGATTATGCCGGGTTTTATAATGAGGTGGCTTCCTGGTATATCATTCAAAAGAATGATCCGGAGAAAGCCTTTGACCTGGTTGAGGCTGCAAAAGCTCGTGTGTTGATGGATGAGTTAGCCGAGGCCCGTAAAAAAGTGTACGAAACGCTTGACGAAGCTACCCTGATCAAAAAACAGCAAAAAGCGAAACAAATAGATCGGTTATACACCCAGCTTGAACAAGCAGATTCAAAAGAGGGGGCTGCGGAAATCAGGGAAGAACTTAAAGACCTGGAATTCGAGTACCAATCCTTCCTGAACGAACTTCATACAAACAGCAGAGAGTTAAAGAATTTTGATTATCCGGAACCGGTAACCCTCAGCAAAGTGCAGGAATTGCTGAACGAGGAAACAGCCGTTATAGAGTATGCATTTACCCAGACCGGCATGATCAGGTTGGTGGTACAACATGATGATATTTCTGCTTCCTATAGAGACTCAGTGAGCTCAACGAATGCCCGGTCATTTTTTACAGAGAACGTTCGCAGTTTCCGTCAATCCATAATCGAATCAGAAGAGAAAAGCACGATTTATGACCAGGGCGCGAACTTGTATGATTATTTGATTCCGGCTTTTGAAGAAGTCGAAGGCCCGAAAACAGCAAACCTTGTCATTATTCCGGACGGACCGTTGAGCTTCCTGCCCTTTGAAGCTCTAAGCAGGGACTCGCGGTTCCTGATCCAGGATTTTCAGGTTAAATACCTGCCCTCTGCATCCATTTATTCTTTTATACAACCTCCTCATCGGGAAACGGAATATGACTTATTGGCTCTGGCAGGCTCCGGTTTTGAAAGTGAAGAAAACGCAGCTTACCCGGCGCGTTCGCAGGCCTCATTTGCTTCGTTGCCTTCAACTTTGCTGGAGGTGGATTCCATATCGGTGAATTTCAGTAAGGTCAAAATTCTGAAGAATGATGATGTTACCGAAGCCACACTTAAGTCTCATGATTTGGGGAATTACCGAATCCTGCATTTTGCTACTCACGCCAATGTGGATGAAACCAATCCATTCCGAAGCGGACTCATACTTTCCAAAAAAGCAGAAGTGGAGTCTTTATTTGGGGAAGACGGCCACCTGAATAGCCGCGAAATTTCCAGCCTGAAACTGAATGCCGACCTGGTAACGCTAAGCGCCTGTAATACAGGAATGGGTAAACTGGTGACGGGCGAGGGACTGCTGGGCTTACAGCGCTCATTTCTTTCCGCCGGAGCTTCTTCGGTAATGGTAAGCTTGTGGTCCGTTTTTGACCGAAGTACCTCGGTGTTTATGTCGAACTTTTACAGCAGCATGTTAGCTCACCAGCAAGAGGATTACGGCATGTGGAATCAAACGCTGGATTGGTTTGGCATGTATGAACATCCTATGATAGATTACAAAACCAAAGCAATTCGTGACGCCAAACTGGCGATGATCGATCACCCTTATTACAACCACCCGGTGTATTGGGCTCCGTTTATTTTGATCGGTAAATAA